The following coding sequences are from one Mycolicibacterium aichiense window:
- a CDS encoding VOC family protein produces MIDHFGINCDNYAESQEFYDKVLHVLGYHRVMDFGEAIGYGTDGKPSFWIADASAGDATGPNREVHIAFAAKDAESVQAFFHTALALGVEPLHEPRLWPEYHPGYYGAFVRDPEGNNVEAVFHGAQPEAQTPTNSA; encoded by the coding sequence GTGATCGATCATTTCGGAATCAACTGTGACAACTACGCCGAATCCCAGGAGTTCTACGACAAGGTGCTGCACGTCTTGGGCTACCACCGGGTGATGGATTTCGGTGAGGCCATCGGTTACGGCACCGACGGCAAGCCCTCGTTCTGGATCGCCGACGCGTCCGCCGGTGACGCCACCGGACCCAACCGGGAGGTGCACATCGCCTTCGCGGCCAAGGACGCCGAATCGGTCCAGGCGTTCTTCCACACCGCCCTGGCGCTCGGCGTCGAGCCGCTGCACGAGCCGCGACTATGGCCCGAGTACCACCCCGGCTATTACGGCGCCTTCGTTCGCGACCCCGAGGGCAACAACGTCGAAGCGGTCTTCCACGGCGCCCAGCCTGAGGCCCAGACCCCGACGAACTCCGCGTAG
- a CDS encoding N-acyl-D-amino-acid deacylase family protein — protein sequence MSYDLVIRNGTIVDGLGGEPYPGDVAVSDGVIAAVGTVPEKGEREIDATGLLVTPGFVDLHTHYDGQAIWSDRMTPSSAHGVTTAVMGNCGVGFAPCRPEDHDTLVDVMAGVEDIPGVVMVDGLPWTWETFPEFLDALDSRQRDIDVAAFLPHSPLRVYVMGERGVNRELPTPEDLAMMRKLAEEAIRAGALGFASSRLTLHKTSGGQPIPSYEAQYEEIEAIARGVDDAGGGLLQFVPDLMAGDYEGALSAVFDVASDVGLPVTFTLAIGNAGPPIHLDALRMVEKANANGGDVTGQIFPRPIGLVLGLDLSGNPFVMYPAYREIADLPLAERVAEMRKPEVRERILNDKPASDGHPLMFAAQAWNYMFPLGDPPNYEPSPEDSIGARAAARGVSPLEEAYDRLLDDDGHAMLLVTLANFRDNSLDTVAELIQRDDVVLGLGDGGAHYGMICDASFPTYMLTHWVRDRPSGRLSVQRVIQELTSVPARIAGLADRGRLAVGYKADVNVIDADALRLHQPTVKADLPAGGRRLDQTADGYVATIVAGEVISENGVPTSALPGKLIRGRQAAPAPAL from the coding sequence ATGAGCTATGACCTGGTCATCCGCAACGGAACGATCGTCGACGGGCTGGGCGGGGAGCCCTACCCCGGCGACGTCGCGGTGTCCGACGGCGTCATCGCCGCGGTGGGCACCGTCCCCGAGAAGGGTGAGCGCGAGATCGACGCCACCGGCCTCCTCGTCACCCCCGGGTTCGTCGACCTGCACACCCATTACGACGGGCAGGCGATCTGGTCGGATCGGATGACGCCGTCCTCGGCTCACGGGGTGACCACCGCCGTCATGGGTAACTGCGGCGTCGGCTTCGCGCCCTGTCGCCCAGAAGACCACGACACGCTCGTCGACGTCATGGCCGGTGTCGAGGACATCCCCGGCGTCGTGATGGTCGACGGACTGCCGTGGACCTGGGAGACCTTCCCGGAATTCCTCGACGCACTGGATTCCCGACAGCGAGACATCGACGTCGCGGCGTTCCTGCCGCACTCCCCGCTGCGGGTGTACGTGATGGGCGAGCGCGGCGTCAACCGCGAGCTGCCCACGCCCGAGGACCTGGCGATGATGCGCAAGCTGGCCGAGGAGGCTATTCGCGCGGGCGCGCTGGGCTTCGCCTCGTCACGCCTAACCCTGCATAAAACATCTGGTGGCCAACCGATTCCGAGCTACGAGGCGCAGTACGAGGAGATCGAGGCGATCGCTCGGGGTGTCGACGACGCCGGCGGCGGACTGCTGCAGTTCGTGCCAGATCTGATGGCCGGCGACTACGAGGGTGCACTCAGCGCGGTGTTCGACGTCGCCTCCGACGTAGGGCTGCCGGTGACCTTCACGCTCGCGATCGGCAACGCGGGCCCGCCGATTCACCTCGACGCACTGCGGATGGTCGAGAAGGCCAACGCCAATGGCGGCGACGTCACGGGACAGATCTTCCCGCGACCGATCGGCCTGGTTCTCGGTCTGGACCTGTCCGGCAACCCGTTCGTCATGTACCCGGCATACCGGGAGATCGCCGATCTGCCGCTGGCCGAGCGCGTCGCCGAGATGCGCAAACCCGAAGTGCGCGAACGCATCCTGAACGACAAGCCGGCCAGCGACGGCCACCCGCTGATGTTCGCCGCGCAGGCGTGGAACTACATGTTCCCGCTCGGTGATCCGCCGAATTATGAACCGTCGCCGGAGGATTCGATCGGCGCACGGGCCGCCGCACGCGGCGTCAGCCCGCTCGAGGAGGCCTACGACCGGCTGCTCGACGACGACGGTCACGCCATGCTGCTGGTGACGCTGGCCAACTTCCGGGACAACTCACTGGACACGGTGGCCGAACTGATCCAGCGCGACGATGTCGTCCTGGGCCTGGGCGACGGCGGCGCACACTACGGAATGATCTGCGACGCAAGCTTTCCCACCTACATGCTGACGCACTGGGTGCGCGACAGGCCGTCGGGTCGACTGTCGGTGCAACGAGTGATCCAGGAGCTGACATCGGTGCCTGCCCGCATCGCGGGGCTGGCCGACCGCGGCCGGCTGGCAGTGGGCTACAAAGCCGACGTCAATGTGATCGACGCCGATGCGCTGCGGCTGCACCAGCCCACCGTCAAGGCCGACCTACCCGCGGGCGGGCGGCGGCTCGACCAGACCGCGGACGGCTATGTCGCGACGATCGTCGCCGGTGAGGTGATCTCGGAGAACGGGGTGCCGACGTCGGCGCTGCCGGGCAAGCTGATCCGCGGACGGCAAGCGGCTCCCGCACCCGCCCTGTGA
- a CDS encoding carboxymuconolactone decarboxylase family protein — protein MSRVAPLAQPWSDADAADIGSWGHPDRTYEPLLLVRCLQRHPDMARKLRKMGESLYVDTRLPPRVRTIAILRICGLVRCAYEWGGQAAFWGPIAGVSGEEADALAVGPADDARWSAAERVLIEAVDELERTGSWSASTWAALGESFDDEQRMELLIAVGWYRTVCTLCNGLDLPVEGWMRPWPSAP, from the coding sequence GTGAGCCGGGTAGCGCCGCTGGCTCAACCGTGGAGTGACGCCGACGCCGCCGACATCGGGAGTTGGGGCCATCCCGATCGCACCTACGAGCCGTTGCTGCTGGTGCGGTGTCTGCAGCGGCACCCCGACATGGCGCGCAAGCTGCGCAAGATGGGTGAGTCCCTCTACGTCGACACCCGGTTGCCACCGCGCGTCCGCACGATCGCGATCCTGCGGATTTGCGGGCTGGTGCGCTGCGCCTACGAGTGGGGCGGGCAGGCCGCGTTTTGGGGACCGATCGCCGGGGTGTCCGGTGAGGAGGCCGATGCACTGGCGGTCGGTCCTGCTGACGACGCGCGCTGGAGCGCTGCGGAGCGGGTGCTCATCGAGGCCGTCGACGAGCTGGAGCGCACCGGCTCGTGGTCGGCGTCCACCTGGGCTGCGCTGGGTGAGAGCTTCGACGACGAGCAGCGAATGGAACTGTTGATCGCCGTCGGCTGGTACCGGACCGTGTGCACGCTGTGCAACGGGCTCGACCTGCCGGTCGAGGGCTGGATGCGGCCGTGGCCGTCAGCGCCGTGA
- a CDS encoding SDR family NAD(P)-dependent oxidoreductase, with the protein MPLPTPSPTSTAVVTGASSGIGADLARELAARGHGVTLVARREDKLRELAAELHDKVRVEVIACDVADADARATLFDEVERRGLTVDILVNNAGIGVVGSVATAPVADEIAQVRVNVEAVIDLTSRAVQQMVPRGRGAILNVGSTAGFQPFPGQAGYAATKAFVRSFTAGLRGELAGTGVTAAVLHPGPVRTEFLSAAGMDEREFADAFPKFMWMPSRTVAKIGIDALAGDRGDVIAGIQNVISTRIFQALPHRVLLPLLSKSHPALKRDASRR; encoded by the coding sequence ATGCCGCTGCCTACGCCGTCTCCCACGTCCACCGCCGTCGTCACCGGCGCTTCCTCCGGCATCGGCGCAGACCTCGCCAGAGAACTCGCCGCCCGCGGGCACGGGGTCACCCTCGTCGCCCGCCGCGAGGACAAGCTCAGAGAATTGGCCGCCGAACTGCACGACAAGGTCCGCGTCGAGGTCATCGCGTGTGACGTCGCCGACGCTGACGCCCGTGCCACCCTTTTCGACGAGGTCGAGCGACGAGGCCTGACCGTCGACATTCTGGTCAACAACGCCGGCATCGGCGTGGTCGGATCGGTCGCCACCGCACCCGTCGCGGACGAGATCGCTCAGGTACGCGTCAACGTCGAAGCCGTCATCGACCTCACCTCACGCGCTGTCCAGCAGATGGTGCCGCGCGGCCGCGGTGCGATCCTCAACGTCGGTTCGACCGCAGGCTTCCAACCGTTCCCGGGCCAGGCCGGCTACGCCGCCACCAAAGCCTTCGTCCGCAGCTTCACCGCCGGGCTGCGCGGCGAGCTCGCCGGCACCGGTGTGACCGCTGCGGTCCTACACCCCGGCCCGGTGCGCACCGAATTCCTCAGCGCCGCCGGGATGGACGAACGCGAATTCGCCGACGCCTTCCCGAAATTCATGTGGATGCCGTCGCGGACCGTCGCGAAGATCGGCATCGACGCGCTGGCCGGCGACCGCGGCGACGTCATCGCAGGCATTCAGAACGTGATCAGCACCCGGATCTTCCAGGCACTGCCGCATCGTGTGCTGCTGCCGCTGCTGAGCAAGAGCCACCCCGCGCTCAAGCGCGACGCATCACGGCGCTGA
- a CDS encoding pyridoxamine 5'-phosphate oxidase family protein produces MSVKVDLDQLAGTLDDYPFGYLITVSDEHRAHTVAVDPRLVAGVLDIGSVGNSTRRNALAHPDVTMVWPPREPGGYSLIVDGRGEFADDRLRVIPQRAVLHRPAVPGVATASGCGDDCVPLG; encoded by the coding sequence ATGAGCGTCAAGGTGGATCTCGATCAGCTCGCCGGCACGCTGGACGACTACCCGTTCGGCTACCTGATCACCGTGAGCGACGAGCACCGCGCGCACACCGTGGCAGTGGACCCTCGGCTCGTCGCGGGCGTGCTCGACATCGGTTCGGTGGGTAACAGCACGCGGCGCAACGCGCTGGCGCACCCCGATGTCACGATGGTGTGGCCGCCGCGAGAGCCGGGTGGGTACAGCTTGATCGTCGACGGCCGCGGCGAGTTCGCCGACGACCGGCTGCGGGTCATCCCGCAGCGAGCGGTGTTGCACCGCCCTGCGGTCCCGGGTGTGGCCACGGCATCCGGCTGCGGCGACGACTGCGTGCCGTTGGGTTGA
- a CDS encoding DUF559 domain-containing protein, which translates to MQPFIGSAAVRRGDVTRRALIRKHRAIYRDVYLSRDIELTAQLRARAAYLATGATLCGLSAAAAFGTKWLDPSAPAEIIRADRHAPRGIVVHTWALASDETCLTRSMWVTTAARTAFDIGRYMNPQRAIPIVDALMNATGLEQAAIRAVADRHPSARGVSRLRSILRLVDGGAESPQESRLRLLLVEAGLPRPETQIEFRDLHIRVDMGWREWKVAVEYDGVQHWTNRRQRAWDLERIAQLEAVGWVVVRVSADMMKRPEIIVERVASKLRAAGCLI; encoded by the coding sequence GTGCAACCCTTCATCGGAAGTGCCGCGGTGCGCCGCGGTGACGTCACCCGACGTGCGCTTATCCGCAAGCACAGAGCGATCTACCGCGACGTTTACCTTTCCCGCGACATTGAACTGACTGCGCAATTGCGTGCGCGGGCCGCATATCTGGCAACAGGAGCCACGTTATGCGGCCTATCAGCCGCAGCCGCATTCGGTACTAAGTGGCTTGATCCTTCGGCGCCAGCGGAGATCATTCGCGCAGACCGCCATGCCCCGCGCGGCATTGTCGTCCACACGTGGGCACTCGCGTCCGATGAGACGTGCCTGACGAGAAGCATGTGGGTGACGACAGCGGCCCGCACCGCGTTCGATATCGGCCGATACATGAATCCCCAGCGGGCCATCCCGATTGTGGATGCTCTGATGAATGCCACCGGCCTCGAGCAGGCTGCTATCCGAGCAGTGGCTGATCGGCACCCAAGCGCTCGCGGGGTTTCGCGACTGCGGTCGATATTGCGACTCGTTGATGGAGGTGCGGAATCCCCGCAGGAGAGCCGGCTGCGACTGCTGCTCGTCGAGGCAGGGTTGCCGCGTCCGGAAACACAGATTGAGTTTCGGGATCTGCACATTCGCGTGGACATGGGTTGGCGGGAATGGAAAGTCGCCGTCGAATACGACGGCGTCCAGCATTGGACCAATCGTCGTCAACGAGCTTGGGACCTCGAGCGGATCGCGCAACTGGAAGCTGTCGGGTGGGTCGTTGTTCGGGTCAGCGCCGACATGATGAAGCGACCGGAGATCATCGTTGAACGCGTGGCCAGCAAGCTGCGCGCGGCGGGCTGCCTCATTTAG
- the groL gene encoding chaperonin GroEL (60 kDa chaperone family; promotes refolding of misfolded polypeptides especially under stressful conditions; forms two stacked rings of heptamers to form a barrel-shaped 14mer; ends can be capped by GroES; misfolded proteins enter the barrel where they are refolded when GroES binds): MSKIIAYDEEARRGLERGLNALADAVKVTLGPKGRNVVLEKKWGAPTITNDGVSIAKEIELEDPYEKIGAELVKEVAKKTDDVAGDGTTTATVLAQALVREGLRNVAAGANPLGLKRGIEKAVEKITETLLKSAKEVETKDQIAATAGISAGDQTIGDLIAEAMDKVGNEGVITVEESNTFGLQLELTEGMRFDKGYISGYFVTDAERQEAVLEDPYILLVSSKVSTVKDLLPLLEKVIQSGKPLLIIAEDVEGEALSTLVVNKIRGTFKSVAVKAPGFGDRRKAMLQDIAILTGGQVVSEEVGLSLETADISLLGQARKIVVTKDETTIVEGAGDSDAIAGRVAQIRAEIENSDSDYDREKLQERLAKLAGGVAVIKAGAATEVELKERKHRIEDAVRNAKAAVEEGIVAGGGVALLQSAPALDELSLSGDEATGANIVRVALSAPLKQIAFNAGLEPGVVAEKVQNSPSGTGLNAASGEYEDLLKAGVADPVKVTRSALQNAASIAALFLTTEAVVADKPEKAAAPAGDPTGGMGGMDF; encoded by the coding sequence ATGTCCAAGATCATTGCTTACGACGAAGAGGCCCGCCGCGGCCTCGAGCGGGGCCTGAACGCCCTCGCCGACGCGGTAAAGGTGACGCTGGGCCCCAAGGGTCGCAACGTCGTCCTGGAGAAGAAGTGGGGCGCCCCCACGATCACCAACGATGGTGTGTCCATCGCCAAGGAGATCGAGCTCGAGGACCCGTACGAGAAGATCGGCGCTGAGCTGGTCAAGGAAGTCGCCAAGAAGACTGACGATGTCGCGGGCGACGGCACCACCACCGCCACCGTGCTCGCTCAGGCTCTGGTTCGCGAAGGTCTGCGCAACGTCGCTGCCGGCGCCAACCCGCTCGGCCTGAAGCGCGGCATCGAGAAGGCCGTCGAGAAGATCACCGAGACGCTCCTCAAGAGCGCCAAGGAGGTCGAGACCAAGGACCAGATCGCGGCCACCGCCGGGATCTCCGCGGGCGACCAGACCATCGGTGACCTGATCGCCGAGGCCATGGACAAGGTCGGCAACGAGGGTGTCATCACCGTCGAGGAGTCGAACACCTTCGGCCTGCAGCTCGAGCTCACCGAGGGTATGCGCTTCGACAAGGGCTACATCTCGGGTTACTTCGTGACCGACGCCGAGCGTCAGGAAGCGGTCCTCGAGGATCCGTACATCCTGCTGGTGTCGTCGAAGGTCTCGACCGTCAAGGACCTGCTTCCCTTGCTGGAGAAGGTCATTCAGTCGGGCAAGCCGCTGCTGATCATCGCCGAGGACGTCGAGGGCGAAGCCCTGTCCACCCTGGTGGTCAACAAGATCCGTGGCACCTTCAAGTCCGTCGCCGTCAAGGCCCCGGGCTTCGGTGACCGCCGCAAGGCCATGCTGCAGGACATCGCGATCCTGACCGGTGGCCAGGTTGTCAGCGAGGAGGTCGGCCTCTCGCTCGAGACCGCCGATATCTCGCTGCTGGGTCAGGCCCGCAAGATCGTCGTCACCAAGGACGAGACCACCATCGTCGAGGGTGCCGGTGATTCCGACGCCATCGCCGGCCGGGTGGCTCAGATCCGTGCCGAGATCGAGAACAGCGACTCCGACTACGACCGCGAGAAGCTGCAGGAGCGCCTGGCCAAGCTGGCCGGCGGTGTTGCGGTGATCAAGGCCGGAGCTGCCACCGAGGTGGAGCTCAAGGAGCGCAAGCACCGCATCGAAGATGCCGTGCGCAACGCCAAGGCCGCTGTCGAGGAGGGCATCGTCGCCGGTGGTGGCGTGGCTCTGCTGCAGTCGGCTCCGGCTCTGGACGAGCTGTCGCTCTCCGGTGACGAGGCCACCGGTGCCAACATCGTGCGCGTCGCGCTGTCGGCTCCGCTGAAGCAGATCGCCTTCAACGCGGGCCTCGAGCCCGGCGTTGTCGCCGAGAAGGTTCAGAACTCGCCCTCCGGAACCGGCCTCAACGCCGCGTCCGGCGAGTACGAAGACCTGCTCAAGGCCGGCGTTGCCGACCCGGTGAAGGTCACCCGCTCGGCGCTGCAGAACGCGGCGTCCATCGCGGCGCTGTTCCTCACCACGGAGGCCGTCGTCGCCGACAAGCCGGAGAAGGCCGCCGCACCTGCGGGCGACCCGACCGGTGGCATGGGCGGTATGGACTTCTAA
- a CDS encoding TetR/AcrR family transcriptional regulator: MGLSCRPLRADAARNRARVLQVAYEVFAEQGLAVPIDEIARRAGVGAGTVYRHFPTKEALFEAVISDRVRLVVARGRELLAADPSTALFEFLRETVRSGAADHGMVEALARYGIDLDSAAPGAEAEFLEVLGEMLVAAQQAGAARADVGVAELKALLVVCKSGQEYGEDVADRITNVIVAGLRAG, translated from the coding sequence GTGGGTCTGAGCTGCCGGCCGCTACGTGCCGATGCCGCGCGCAACCGTGCCCGCGTGCTGCAGGTTGCCTACGAGGTGTTCGCCGAGCAGGGGCTGGCCGTGCCGATCGATGAGATCGCCCGGCGCGCCGGCGTCGGCGCAGGCACCGTCTACCGGCACTTCCCGACCAAGGAAGCCTTGTTCGAAGCGGTCATCAGCGATCGGGTGCGACTGGTCGTGGCGCGAGGGCGGGAGCTACTCGCTGCCGATCCGTCCACCGCACTGTTCGAGTTCCTCCGCGAGACGGTGCGCTCCGGTGCTGCCGACCACGGGATGGTCGAGGCGCTGGCGCGGTACGGAATCGACCTCGACTCCGCGGCGCCCGGCGCCGAAGCGGAGTTTCTCGAGGTGCTGGGGGAGATGCTGGTGGCGGCGCAGCAGGCGGGTGCCGCCCGCGCAGACGTCGGCGTCGCCGAACTGAAGGCACTGCTGGTCGTGTGCAAGAGCGGCCAGGAATACGGCGAGGACGTCGCCGACCGGATCACCAACGTCATCGTGGCCGGTTTACGCGCCGGGTGA
- a CDS encoding SDR family NAD(P)-dependent oxidoreductase: MAPWTSADIPDQTGRTVVITGANTGLGYETARALAAKGAHVVLAVRNLDKGKAAADLVVRRYPGADVSVQELDLTSLASIRAAADELRARHDRIDLLINNAGVMMTPKQTTQDGFELQFGTNHLGHFAFTGLLLDRVLAAPASRIVTISSNGHRFGSIRFDDLQSERRYDRTRAYGQSKLANLLFTYELQKRLAATDTIAVAAHPGSSATELGRNLPKIVEWGFGLTVQSSEMGALPQLRAATDPTVRGGQYYGPGGVLQMRGYPKLVSSNRRSHDVAAQKRLWAVSEELTGVVYPLG; encoded by the coding sequence ATGGCACCCTGGACTTCCGCCGACATCCCGGACCAGACCGGCCGGACGGTCGTCATCACCGGCGCCAACACCGGGCTGGGCTACGAAACCGCCCGCGCGCTGGCAGCCAAAGGCGCGCACGTAGTTCTCGCAGTCCGCAACCTCGACAAGGGCAAGGCCGCCGCAGACCTCGTTGTGCGGCGCTACCCCGGGGCCGACGTCAGCGTGCAGGAGCTCGACCTCACCTCGCTGGCGTCCATCCGTGCCGCCGCCGACGAGCTGCGCGCCCGGCACGACCGCATCGACCTGCTGATCAACAACGCCGGCGTGATGATGACGCCCAAGCAGACCACCCAGGACGGATTCGAGCTGCAGTTCGGCACCAATCACCTGGGCCATTTCGCGTTCACCGGCCTGCTGCTGGACCGGGTGCTCGCTGCGCCGGCCTCGCGGATCGTCACGATCAGCAGCAACGGCCACCGCTTCGGCAGCATTCGCTTCGACGATCTGCAGTCCGAACGCCGCTACGACCGCACCCGCGCCTATGGCCAGTCGAAACTGGCCAACCTGCTGTTCACCTACGAACTGCAGAAGCGTCTTGCCGCGACCGACACCATCGCTGTCGCGGCCCACCCGGGAAGCTCGGCCACCGAACTGGGCCGCAACCTCCCCAAGATCGTCGAGTGGGGTTTCGGACTGACGGTGCAGAGCTCCGAGATGGGCGCACTGCCGCAGCTGCGCGCCGCCACCGACCCGACCGTGCGCGGCGGCCAGTACTACGGACCCGGCGGAGTGCTGCAGATGCGTGGCTATCCGAAGCTCGTCTCCTCCAATCGCCGGTCGCATGACGTCGCGGCGCAGAAGCGGTTGTGGGCGGTGTCCGAAGAGCTGACGGGCGTGGTGTACCCCCTCGGGTGA
- a CDS encoding cupin domain-containing protein produces the protein MSLHVPPYPPPRYDGDGEISATLRKAETPADFEVGPVKYTYLATEKSTGGDFGLYRVDLGPQAGGPGPHFHKAMSESFFVLSGRIQLFDGRDWTVGEQGDYLYVPPGGIHGFGNQSDEPAAILMLFAPGAPREFYFEGLPKLGELTDDERREFFIRNDNFLV, from the coding sequence ATGTCGCTGCACGTGCCGCCCTATCCACCGCCGCGGTACGACGGGGACGGCGAGATCAGCGCCACCCTGCGCAAGGCCGAGACCCCGGCAGACTTCGAAGTCGGCCCGGTCAAGTACACCTACCTGGCCACCGAGAAATCGACCGGCGGCGACTTCGGTCTGTACCGGGTCGACCTCGGTCCCCAGGCGGGTGGCCCCGGGCCGCATTTCCACAAGGCCATGTCGGAGTCCTTCTTCGTGCTGTCCGGCCGGATCCAATTGTTCGACGGCCGCGACTGGACCGTCGGCGAGCAAGGCGACTACCTCTACGTCCCGCCCGGCGGCATCCACGGTTTCGGGAACCAGTCCGACGAACCCGCCGCGATCTTGATGTTGTTTGCTCCCGGTGCACCTCGTGAGTTCTATTTCGAAGGGTTGCCCAAGCTCGGCGAGCTGACCGACGACGAACGCCGCGAGTTCTTCATTCGCAACGACAATTTCTTGGTCTGA
- a CDS encoding DEAD/DEAH box helicase has product MRAVDAPSTQALRGWQRRALVKYLAAKPRDFLAVATPGAGKTTFALRIVAELLAEGTVEAVTIVVPTEHLKIQWAQAAARHGIALDPKFSNSNSQTSAEYHGVVVTYAQVASHPTRHRVRTENRKTLVVFDEIHHGGDAKTWGDAIREAFDDATRRLSLTGTPFRSDDSPIPFINYEVGPDGFARSQADHTYGYSDALADGVVRPVMFMAYSGEARWRDSAGEEHAARLGEPLTAEQTARAWKTALNPAGEWMPAVIAAADTRLRGLREHVPDAGGMIIASDQTAARAYADLLLKITGEAPTVVLSDDKGASDRISQFSASTSRWLVAVRMVSEGVDVPRLAVGVYATSASTPLFFAQAIGRFVRSRRPGETACIFLPSVPNLLLLASEMEAQRNHVLGKPHRENLEDDPLEAELAKQNRDEPDEGENKIEYLGADAELDQVIFDGSSFGTATPAGSDEEADYLGIPGLLDAESMRDLLRRRQEEQIEKRTASGEVPRLTTHGQLRDLRRELNALVSLAHHRTGKTHGQIHNELRRVCGGPPVAAATTDQLKARIEAVRSLTSS; this is encoded by the coding sequence GTGCGGGCAGTTGATGCGCCCAGCACCCAGGCGTTACGGGGCTGGCAGCGACGGGCGTTGGTCAAGTATCTGGCCGCCAAGCCGCGCGATTTTCTCGCTGTCGCGACCCCTGGAGCCGGTAAGACCACCTTCGCCCTGCGGATCGTCGCGGAACTCCTCGCCGAGGGCACCGTCGAAGCCGTCACGATCGTCGTCCCGACGGAGCACCTCAAGATCCAGTGGGCGCAGGCCGCCGCACGGCACGGCATTGCGCTCGATCCCAAGTTCTCCAACTCGAATTCGCAGACGTCCGCGGAGTATCACGGCGTCGTGGTCACCTACGCCCAGGTTGCCAGCCACCCCACTCGACACCGGGTGCGCACCGAGAACCGCAAGACGCTCGTCGTCTTCGACGAGATCCACCACGGCGGTGACGCCAAAACCTGGGGCGACGCCATCCGGGAGGCGTTCGACGACGCGACGCGGCGACTGTCGCTGACCGGGACCCCGTTCCGCAGCGACGACAGCCCCATCCCGTTCATCAACTATGAGGTCGGGCCCGACGGCTTCGCCCGATCCCAGGCCGACCACACGTATGGCTACTCCGACGCGCTGGCCGACGGCGTCGTGCGCCCGGTCATGTTCATGGCGTACTCCGGGGAGGCCCGTTGGCGGGACAGTGCCGGTGAGGAGCACGCGGCGCGCCTGGGTGAGCCGCTGACGGCCGAGCAGACCGCGCGGGCGTGGAAGACCGCCCTCAACCCGGCCGGTGAGTGGATGCCCGCGGTGATCGCCGCGGCCGACACCCGGCTGCGCGGGCTCCGCGAACACGTCCCCGACGCCGGCGGCATGATCATCGCCTCCGATCAGACCGCCGCCCGCGCCTACGCCGACCTGCTGCTCAAGATCACCGGCGAAGCACCCACCGTCGTACTCTCCGACGACAAGGGCGCCTCCGATCGCATCTCCCAGTTCTCGGCGAGCACCTCGCGCTGGCTGGTCGCGGTGCGGATGGTGTCCGAAGGTGTCGACGTGCCGCGCCTGGCGGTCGGCGTGTACGCCACCAGCGCCTCGACTCCGCTGTTCTTCGCCCAGGCGATCGGCCGGTTCGTGCGGTCCCGGCGGCCCGGTGAGACCGCGTGCATCTTCTTGCCGTCGGTGCCCAACCTGCTGCTGCTCGCCAGCGAGATGGAAGCTCAGCGCAATCACGTGCTGGGCAAGCCGCACCGGGAGAACCTCGAGGACGATCCGCTCGAGGCGGAGTTGGCCAAGCAGAACCGCGACGAGCCCGACGAGGGCGAGAACAAGATCGAGTACCTCGGCGCCGACGCCGAGCTCGACCAGGTCATCTTCGACGGGTCGTCGTTCGGGACCGCGACGCCGGCAGGCAGTGACGAGGAGGCCGATTACCTCGGCATTCCCGGCCTGCTCGATGCCGAGTCGATGCGAGATCTGTTGCGGCGCAGGCAAGAAGAACAGATCGAAAAGCGCACCGCCAGCGGCGAGGTACCCCGGCTGACCACGCACGGCCAGCTACGGGATCTGCGCCGCGAACTCAACGCCCTGGTGTCGCTGGCGCACCACCGCACCGGCAAGACACACGGACAGATCCACAACGAACTGCGCCGGGTCTGCGGTGGACCACCGGTGGCCGCCGCCACCACCGATCAGCTCAAGGCCCGCATCGAAGCCGTTCGCAGCCTGACCTCGTCGTAA